A genomic segment from Nitratiruptor sp. YY08-10 encodes:
- a CDS encoding OprD family outer membrane porin, with protein sequence MKAGFLISVLAASALFAQNSFIDYSMEIRSGYIHLENKNAIDQKAFGLGGNIHIETKEYKGLKAGATFYTLQDLGLNPNNKDKVAQEFYGPKTKSLSFVSEVYVSYHAYDTSLQIGRFLFDSPHADSDDIMMVPNYFEGVLVTNNSLENISFTVGHLNKMAGWENGVDTKKFVRLDEVMGLDKKTDGMSIAAIEYEKGPLTVGVWGYKLYDVADIIYTELSYGFTFNDIETTVSVQLDKADDCGDALAGKIEAKTFGAMIESSYENVTLLFAYNKDFGDTGSMFSFGGGPFFTSMEVQTIDAVADKDARSYLVGADYGVEDEYNVGCMFGKFVAGDSDSYDTQEIDVYISAKLPFDIDAQLVYANINDRTQTNADQNYFKVILKRSF encoded by the coding sequence GTGAAAGCAGGTTTTCTTATTTCTGTCCTAGCAGCTAGCGCTCTTTTTGCACAAAATAGCTTCATCGATTATTCGATGGAAATTAGAAGTGGATATATCCATCTTGAAAATAAAAATGCAATTGATCAAAAAGCATTCGGACTTGGAGGAAACATCCATATAGAAACAAAAGAGTATAAAGGTTTGAAAGCAGGAGCAACTTTTTATACCTTACAAGACTTGGGTCTTAATCCCAACAATAAAGATAAAGTAGCACAGGAGTTTTACGGTCCGAAAACCAAGAGTCTTAGTTTTGTAAGTGAAGTCTATGTATCTTATCATGCATATGATACGTCGCTTCAGATTGGGCGCTTCTTATTTGATTCACCACATGCGGACAGCGATGATATTATGATGGTACCAAACTATTTTGAAGGAGTTCTTGTAACAAACAACAGTCTGGAAAATATCTCATTTACTGTTGGACATCTCAATAAAATGGCTGGCTGGGAGAATGGTGTTGATACCAAAAAATTTGTTCGACTCGATGAAGTAATGGGTCTTGATAAAAAAACAGACGGTATGAGTATTGCTGCAATTGAGTATGAAAAGGGACCTTTGACAGTAGGTGTTTGGGGATATAAACTCTATGATGTGGCCGATATTATCTATACTGAATTGTCATACGGTTTTACCTTTAATGATATAGAGACGACAGTTTCAGTACAATTGGACAAAGCGGATGATTGTGGGGATGCACTTGCAGGAAAAATTGAAGCAAAAACTTTTGGTGCGATGATAGAGAGTAGCTATGAAAATGTAACTCTCCTTTTTGCTTATAACAAAGATTTTGGTGATACTGGAAGTATGTTTAGTTTTGGTGGAGGACCTTTCTTTACATCTATGGAGGTTCAGACAATTGATGCAGTTGCAGATAAAGATGCAAGAAGCTATCTTGTTGGTGCAGATTATGGTGTAGAAGATGAGTACAATGTAGGATGTATGTTTGGAAAGTTTGTCGCAGGTGATTCGGATAGTTATGATACACAGGAGATTGATGTTTATATATCGGCAAAACTGCCATTTGATATTGATGCACAGTTGGTATATGCCAACATAAATGATAGGACGCAAACGAATGCAGATCAAAACTATTTTAAAGTCATACTCAAAAGAAGTTTTTAG
- a CDS encoding CoA-binding protein — MECEFPTINANTEEIKQIFENVKTIAVVGLSPNPQKDSHKVAQYLQSVGYKIVPIYPKEEKILGEKVYRSLKEVPFAIDMIDVFRKPAAVGPIVDAALERGDIKVVWLQKGIVNNEAAHKAREAGLKVVQNRCTMVDHRAIFG, encoded by the coding sequence ATGGAGTGTGAATTCCCTACTATCAATGCCAATACAGAGGAAATCAAACAGATTTTTGAAAATGTCAAAACGATTGCTGTCGTAGGTTTGTCTCCAAATCCTCAAAAAGATAGCCACAAAGTGGCACAATATCTCCAAAGTGTAGGTTATAAAATAGTGCCAATCTATCCTAAAGAGGAGAAAATACTTGGAGAAAAGGTATACCGGTCATTGAAAGAGGTTCCTTTTGCCATAGATATGATCGATGTTTTTAGAAAACCGGCTGCTGTTGGCCCTATAGTCGATGCGGCACTTGAAAGAGGGGATATCAAAGTTGTATGGCTGCAAAAAGGGATTGTGAATAACGAAGCAGCGCACAAAGCAAGAGAAGCCGGATTGAAAGTGGTACAAAACAGATGTACTATGGTAGATCACCGAGCGATTTTTGGATAA
- a CDS encoding acetolactate synthase large subunit, producing MAKMTGAQMVVEAMREEGVEVVFGYPGGAIMNVYDEIYKHKYFQHILTRHEQAAVHAADGYARATGKVGVAFVTSGPGFTNAVTGLATAYMDSIPMVVISGQVPLSMIGTDAFQEIDAVGISRPCTKHNFLVKSAEELPEILAEAFYIARSGRPGPVHVDIPKDVTAQLADFNYPKEVKLETYKPTIKGNARQIKKAVEAIANAKKPVFYLGGGIIHSNSAELVRELVDFTQIPAVETLMARGTLRYDDPMLLGMVGMHGTYAANMAMSEADLLIALGPRFDDRVTGKLSEFAKYAKIIHVDIDPSSIGKLVHVDYPIVGDLKAVLEELVPQAKAKVDPSRYEAWREILNRYNELHPLTYEDSDEVLKPEWVIQRVGEKLKGKARISTDVGQHQMWTAQYYPFTRPREFITSGGLGTMGFGFPAAMGVKRGVPDEISINISGDGSILMNIQELMTAVEHRLPVINIILNNNYLGMVRQWQTFFYDKRYAETDLSMQPDFVRLAESFGGVGYRVKTKEEFDKALDDAISKGVVALIDVVVDRYENVLPMVPAGGSLYNMLLEYKD from the coding sequence ATGGCGAAAATGACCGGCGCTCAGATGGTTGTAGAAGCAATGCGAGAAGAGGGAGTCGAAGTAGTTTTTGGCTACCCTGGCGGCGCCATAATGAATGTGTATGACGAAATTTACAAACATAAATATTTTCAACATATTCTTACAAGGCATGAACAAGCTGCAGTTCATGCAGCGGATGGATATGCGAGAGCGACTGGAAAAGTGGGAGTTGCTTTTGTAACAAGTGGACCTGGGTTTACGAATGCAGTAACCGGTTTGGCGACAGCCTATATGGATTCAATCCCAATGGTTGTGATCAGTGGGCAGGTACCCCTGAGCATGATAGGAACGGATGCTTTTCAAGAAATTGATGCAGTAGGTATCAGCAGGCCGTGTACAAAACATAATTTCCTTGTCAAAAGTGCTGAAGAACTGCCAGAAATTTTAGCCGAAGCATTCTATATCGCACGATCTGGCCGACCTGGGCCCGTACATGTGGATATACCAAAAGATGTAACCGCACAATTGGCAGACTTTAATTATCCCAAAGAGGTGAAGTTAGAGACATACAAACCCACCATCAAGGGAAATGCACGACAGATTAAAAAAGCGGTTGAGGCGATCGCAAATGCCAAAAAGCCTGTTTTTTATCTGGGTGGAGGGATTATCCATTCAAATAGCGCGGAGCTTGTCCGTGAGCTTGTAGATTTTACTCAGATTCCTGCAGTTGAGACATTGATGGCACGGGGAACCCTTCGCTATGATGACCCGATGCTTCTTGGCATGGTTGGCATGCACGGGACGTATGCAGCCAATATGGCGATGAGTGAGGCTGATCTGCTCATTGCTCTTGGACCGAGATTTGATGACAGAGTGACAGGGAAGCTTTCTGAATTTGCAAAATATGCAAAAATTATCCATGTAGATATAGATCCAAGCAGTATCGGAAAACTTGTGCATGTGGATTATCCGATCGTAGGAGATCTCAAAGCGGTGCTTGAAGAGCTTGTCCCACAGGCAAAAGCAAAAGTGGATCCAAGCAGGTATGAAGCGTGGCGAGAGATTTTAAACAGATACAATGAGCTCCATCCACTTACATATGAGGATAGTGATGAAGTGTTGAAACCGGAATGGGTCATTCAAAGAGTCGGAGAGAAACTCAAAGGCAAAGCGAGAATCTCCACTGATGTGGGACAGCATCAGATGTGGACTGCACAGTATTATCCGTTTACAAGACCAAGAGAGTTTATTACAAGTGGTGGTCTTGGAACAATGGGATTTGGATTTCCAGCGGCTATGGGGGTAAAACGGGGAGTACCTGATGAGATCAGTATCAATATCAGTGGTGATGGATCGATATTGATGAATATTCAAGAGCTGATGACGGCTGTAGAACATCGCCTTCCTGTTATCAACATCATTTTAAACAACAACTACCTTGGTATGGTGCGTCAATGGCAGACATTTTTTTACGATAAACGCTATGCCGAAACGGATCTGTCGATGCAACCAGATTTCGTTAGACTTGCCGAGAGCTTTGGTGGCGTTGGATATCGAGTAAAGACAAAAGAGGAGTTTGACAAAGCTTTGGATGATGCAATCAGCAAAGGTGTGGTAGCCTTGATCGATGTTGTTGTGGACCGGTACGAAAACGTTCTTCCAATGGTACCTGCTGGTGGAAGTCTATACAATATGCTTTTGGAATATAAGGATTGA
- the lpxD gene encoding UDP-3-O-(3-hydroxymyristoyl)glucosamine N-acyltransferase, with amino-acid sequence MSANIDLQSIADRFGYELIGENKTITRLQSLDKAQEDELSFLENEKYIPLLQRTRAGAVIVKKEHLSYLPQGVSALLSDEPYLALAFVSKLFAKPPMQTSGNPPKIGKNCQIAKNVSIGYDSVIGDNVTLMPGVVIGDNVTIGSDTILYPNVTVYRDCVIGNNCIIHAGTVIGSDGYGFAHTKEGKHIKIYQNGNVVIEDDVEIGANCTIDRAVFDTTLIKSGTKLDNLIQIGHNCEIGENVLMASQVGISGSSKLGRNVVMGGQSATAGHLEIGDFAVIAARGGVTKSIPGGKTYAGFPLMLHKEWLKLQALLARLIKKGKL; translated from the coding sequence TTGAGCGCTAATATCGATCTTCAATCCATAGCCGATCGATTCGGTTATGAGTTGATAGGAGAAAATAAGACAATTACAAGACTTCAATCTTTGGACAAAGCACAAGAGGATGAACTCTCCTTTTTGGAGAATGAAAAATATATACCTTTATTACAACGCACAAGAGCGGGTGCTGTTATTGTCAAAAAAGAGCACCTCTCCTATCTTCCACAAGGTGTGAGCGCACTTTTAAGCGATGAACCTTACCTGGCTCTCGCTTTTGTTTCCAAACTTTTTGCAAAGCCTCCTATGCAAACAAGTGGCAATCCTCCCAAAATCGGAAAAAACTGTCAAATAGCCAAAAATGTCTCCATTGGATATGACAGTGTTATCGGCGACAATGTCACATTGATGCCGGGCGTTGTCATAGGAGATAACGTTACGATAGGTTCTGATACGATTTTATATCCAAATGTAACAGTATATCGAGACTGTGTAATCGGAAACAATTGCATTATCCATGCAGGAACTGTCATAGGGAGTGACGGATACGGATTTGCCCATACAAAAGAGGGCAAACACATCAAAATCTATCAAAATGGCAATGTTGTCATTGAGGATGATGTAGAAATTGGAGCAAACTGCACAATCGATCGAGCCGTTTTTGACACTACCCTTATCAAATCGGGAACAAAACTGGATAATCTCATCCAGATAGGACACAACTGTGAAATAGGTGAAAATGTTCTCATGGCTTCCCAAGTTGGAATATCTGGTTCTTCCAAGCTTGGTAGAAATGTTGTCATGGGAGGCCAAAGTGCCACGGCAGGGCATCTTGAAATCGGTGACTTTGCTGTTATCGCCGCTCGTGGAGGCGTGACGAAATCGATTCCTGGTGGCAAAACTTATGCGGGCTTTCCTTTGATGCTGCATAAAGAGTGGCTCAAATTGCAAGCTCTTTTGGCGAGACTTATTAAAAAAGGAAAACTTTAG
- the ilvA gene encoding threonine ammonia-lyase has translation MIELKKIEEARKRIEPVISRTPYAYAPILSKRSGKNVYLKKENLQVTGAFKLRGAFNKIASLENKEIGVVAASAGNHAQGVAFSANYFAIPATIVMPENTPLTKVNGVKAYGAEVILHGSNYDEAYLFAVEYAKQKEKIFVHPFADYEVMAGQGTIALEILEEAHELDAIVVPIGGGGLIAGIASAVQQINPSIQVIGVTAAGAPAMRNSYQLGKPVDSTEVKTIADGIAVRDTSKMTLDIILETVDDIVEVDDEEIADAILLLLEKQKLLVEGAGAVGVAALLYDKVDLPEGANVAVLLSGGNIDVTMLNVIIEKGLIKSYRKMKLIVTLVDKPGSLMKLTELLAKANANIVQIGYDRTSAKLAFGDANVSIGLETKGKEHQEEIRTLLSEHGYRFYEER, from the coding sequence ATGATTGAACTTAAAAAAATAGAAGAGGCAAGAAAACGGATAGAGCCTGTCATCAGCCGTACTCCGTATGCATACGCTCCGATACTGAGCAAGCGAAGTGGAAAAAATGTCTATCTGAAAAAAGAGAATCTACAGGTTACGGGAGCTTTCAAACTCAGAGGTGCATTCAATAAAATCGCCTCTTTGGAGAATAAAGAGATAGGTGTAGTGGCTGCAAGTGCAGGCAACCACGCCCAAGGCGTTGCTTTTAGTGCGAACTACTTTGCTATCCCTGCTACCATTGTAATGCCGGAAAACACCCCTTTGACAAAAGTCAATGGTGTGAAAGCGTATGGTGCTGAAGTTATCTTACACGGCTCCAATTATGATGAAGCATATCTTTTTGCAGTAGAGTATGCAAAACAGAAAGAGAAAATCTTTGTCCATCCTTTTGCCGACTATGAAGTGATGGCAGGACAGGGGACGATTGCATTGGAGATTTTGGAGGAGGCGCACGAACTAGATGCTATTGTTGTGCCTATTGGCGGGGGAGGTTTGATCGCCGGGATTGCAAGTGCTGTACAACAGATCAATCCTTCTATCCAGGTTATCGGTGTCACTGCTGCTGGAGCTCCAGCGATGCGAAACTCTTACCAGCTTGGAAAACCGGTTGATTCAACGGAAGTAAAAACGATCGCAGACGGTATAGCGGTCCGAGATACATCAAAGATGACCCTCGATATCATTTTGGAAACCGTTGATGATATTGTGGAAGTAGACGATGAAGAGATAGCCGATGCTATTTTACTGCTCTTGGAAAAACAGAAACTTCTTGTTGAAGGTGCCGGTGCAGTAGGAGTTGCCGCATTGTTATATGACAAGGTGGATTTGCCGGAAGGTGCAAATGTTGCGGTGCTTTTGAGTGGAGGCAATATTGATGTAACGATGCTCAATGTCATTATAGAAAAAGGTTTGATCAAATCCTATAGAAAAATGAAGCTCATTGTTACGCTAGTGGATAAGCCGGGCTCTTTGATGAAGCTGACTGAATTGCTGGCAAAAGCCAATGCCAATATCGTTCAGATCGGGTATGACAGGACATCTGCAAAGCTTGCTTTTGGTGATGCAAATGTCTCTATAGGACTTGAGACAAAAGGAAAAGAGCATCAAGAGGAGATACGTACGCTTCTTAGTGAACATGGATATCGATTTTATGAGGAGCGGTAA
- the feoB gene encoding ferrous iron transport protein B — MKKIKAVMVGQPNVGKSSIINAISNARLHVGNFAGVTVEKKEVEITKNEYELDIVDLPGIYSLHAYTPEEHVTKKYLLQEEYDVIINVVDANVLQRNLIFTLQLLDMQKKMILVVNMIDEVEEKGGSIDAQKLSELLGIPVILTSAKQKRGVEEIPDKLIEIYESTRCDCKIYYNEKIEEEIEKLSTILLKSPHIQDSKIARFYTIRLLEKDEDVYKIIHDLPIFLELHEALGESMKRLELEFDIDDVRDLFAQERNALAKSIVMQVMQLPRKESLTDKIDKILIHPIFGLPIFLFFMWALFQLTFEIGSIPMDYIDQTVSNFADWLKGILPPGDLNSVITDGVIPAVGAIIMFLPNILILFLGINLLEQTGYMSRAAFLLDGFLKKFGLQGKAFIPLVSGFGCTVPAYMAARTLKNPKDRLITMLILGFMNCSARLPVYVLFIAAFFPTHSAGNVLFAIYILGAILGLIVAKILRIVLFKGEPEPFVMEMPPYRFPSLKALAMELWIKTKLFIKKAGTFIAGTAMIIWFLSSYPVDQKLIHIYEQKIEFAKSEQEKTKLQNELAAKSLENSYLGQFGKAIEPIFAPLGFDWRMSVATISGLAAKEVVVSTLATLYAVGEADENNSTFIQKLRENIDFKAAIALIIIIMIYSPCVAAMSTFYAEVPQWAWRTFYTIYPNVLAWIMAFLAYNILSVAGF, encoded by the coding sequence ATGAAAAAAATCAAAGCTGTAATGGTCGGACAGCCCAATGTGGGAAAATCTTCAATTATCAATGCCATTTCCAATGCCCGGCTTCATGTAGGAAACTTCGCAGGTGTTACGGTTGAAAAAAAAGAGGTTGAAATCACAAAAAATGAGTATGAACTTGATATAGTCGATCTTCCTGGTATCTACTCTTTGCATGCATATACACCTGAAGAGCATGTAACGAAAAAATATCTATTGCAAGAAGAGTATGATGTCATCATTAACGTTGTGGATGCCAATGTTCTACAAAGGAACCTCATTTTTACGTTGCAACTTCTTGATATGCAAAAGAAGATGATCTTGGTTGTGAATATGATCGATGAGGTGGAGGAAAAAGGCGGCTCTATCGATGCACAAAAGCTGTCTGAACTTCTTGGAATTCCAGTAATTTTGACAAGTGCAAAACAAAAAAGAGGTGTTGAAGAGATTCCAGATAAGCTTATAGAAATCTATGAAAGCACACGATGCGATTGTAAAATCTACTACAACGAAAAAATTGAAGAAGAGATCGAAAAACTCTCCACCATACTTTTAAAATCCCCTCATATCCAAGACTCTAAAATTGCACGTTTTTATACGATTCGGCTTTTAGAAAAAGATGAGGATGTCTATAAGATTATTCACGATCTTCCGATATTTCTTGAGCTTCATGAAGCTCTTGGAGAATCGATGAAGCGCCTAGAATTGGAGTTTGACATTGATGATGTTCGAGATCTTTTTGCGCAAGAAAGAAATGCTTTGGCAAAAAGTATTGTTATGCAGGTCATGCAGCTGCCTCGAAAAGAGAGCTTGACAGATAAAATTGATAAAATCTTGATCCATCCAATTTTTGGTTTGCCAATATTTCTGTTTTTCATGTGGGCATTGTTTCAGCTTACATTTGAGATTGGCTCCATTCCGATGGATTATATTGATCAAACGGTGAGCAACTTTGCCGATTGGCTCAAAGGGATTTTGCCTCCGGGAGATCTCAATTCCGTAATTACTGATGGTGTCATTCCGGCAGTTGGTGCGATTATCATGTTTTTGCCAAATATTTTGATCCTGTTTTTGGGGATCAATCTGCTTGAACAGACGGGTTATATGTCACGAGCCGCCTTTTTGCTCGATGGATTTTTGAAAAAGTTTGGTCTTCAAGGAAAAGCCTTTATTCCGCTTGTGAGCGGTTTTGGTTGTACAGTTCCAGCATACATGGCGGCAAGGACACTCAAAAATCCAAAAGATAGACTTATTACGATGCTTATTTTGGGATTTATGAACTGTAGTGCGAGGCTGCCAGTGTATGTTCTTTTCATTGCGGCATTTTTCCCAACACATAGTGCCGGAAATGTGCTTTTTGCAATCTATATTTTAGGTGCAATTCTTGGTCTTATTGTTGCAAAGATTTTACGAATTGTTCTATTTAAAGGTGAGCCTGAGCCGTTCGTTATGGAGATGCCACCATACCGTTTTCCATCACTCAAAGCGCTTGCGATGGAGCTATGGATTAAAACGAAACTGTTTATTAAAAAAGCGGGAACATTTATTGCGGGTACTGCAATGATTATCTGGTTTTTGAGCAGTTATCCTGTTGATCAAAAATTAATACATATATATGAACAAAAAATTGAATTTGCAAAGAGTGAGCAGGAAAAGACAAAGTTGCAAAATGAACTTGCAGCAAAAAGTTTGGAAAATAGTTATCTTGGTCAATTTGGAAAAGCGATCGAACCGATTTTTGCACCACTTGGATTTGATTGGAGAATGAGTGTTGCAACAATAAGTGGACTTGCTGCAAAAGAGGTTGTTGTTTCAACACTCGCTACACTTTATGCAGTAGGAGAAGCCGATGAAAACAACTCTACATTTATTCAAAAGTTACGAGAAAACATAGATTTTAAAGCTGCTATTGCACTCATTATCATCATAATGATCTATAGCCCTTGTGTTGCTGCGATGAGTACATTTTATGCAGAAGTACCACAATGGGCTTGGCGAACATTTTATACCATCTATCCAAATGTCTTGGCTTGGATTATGGCCTTTTTGGCATATAATATTCTCTCGGTAGCTGGTTTTTAA
- a CDS encoding phosphatidylserine decarboxylase gives MKKRVVTNIVSRGFGKFASHKFHPVIQKYINRAYVRLLHLDMSEFRSPESYESLNALFTRKLEKKRNLQEGVISPTDSLITECGRLNGDKALQIKGMSYSVSELLQECDESKIVDGQYINLYLSPRDYHRYHMPYDLQVKRVVHVPGKLYPVNLRYLRKKIDLFIENERVVLECYTKSGIQMFIVLVGALNVGKMTLVFEKRVETNKPKEIQIFEYEDLWLKKGELLGYFKMGSTVLLFFQRERSELLIQSGEYVRFGQQIAKLKEK, from the coding sequence TTGAAAAAGCGGGTCGTTACGAATATTGTCTCACGCGGTTTCGGCAAATTTGCCAGTCACAAATTCCACCCTGTGATTCAAAAATATATCAATCGTGCCTATGTACGTCTTCTGCATCTTGATATGAGTGAATTTCGCTCTCCTGAATCCTATGAGAGTCTCAATGCACTCTTTACAAGGAAGCTTGAAAAGAAACGAAATCTTCAAGAGGGTGTAATATCTCCGACAGACTCATTAATTACGGAGTGCGGCAGACTCAACGGGGATAAAGCATTGCAAATCAAAGGGATGAGCTATAGTGTTTCAGAGCTTTTACAAGAGTGCGATGAAAGTAAAATTGTCGATGGTCAATATATCAATCTCTATCTCTCTCCACGAGACTATCATAGATACCATATGCCCTACGACTTACAGGTAAAAAGAGTTGTGCATGTTCCGGGGAAACTCTATCCTGTCAATCTTCGCTATTTAAGAAAAAAAATCGATCTCTTTATCGAAAATGAGCGTGTTGTTTTGGAGTGTTATACAAAAAGTGGTATCCAGATGTTTATAGTGTTGGTGGGTGCGTTGAATGTCGGAAAGATGACGCTTGTTTTTGAAAAAAGAGTCGAAACCAATAAACCAAAAGAGATACAGATATTTGAGTATGAAGACCTGTGGCTAAAAAAAGGGGAGCTGCTTGGCTATTTTAAAATGGGCTCAACGGTTTTGCTCTTCTTTCAAAGAGAAAGAAGTGAGCTTTTGATACAATCTGGAGAGTATGTACGATTTGGTCAACAAATAGCAAAATTAAAGGAAAAGTGA
- a CDS encoding FeoA family protein: protein MRVSDMKIGDEAVIKKVTAEEPIRSRLYAMGITRGNRIKLLDHTLKKQTWEVEIEGTRVALRDEEAKSIEVEK from the coding sequence ATGAGAGTAAGTGATATGAAAATAGGAGATGAAGCAGTTATCAAAAAAGTAACTGCTGAAGAACCTATTCGAAGTAGATTATATGCAATGGGAATAACAAGAGGAAACCGAATAAAACTTCTTGATCATACCCTCAAAAAGCAGACCTGGGAAGTAGAGATTGAAGGTACAAGAGTAGCACTGAGGGACGAAGAAGCAAAATCGATAGAGGTGGAAAAATGA
- the ilvN gene encoding acetolactate synthase small subunit, whose product MIERRVISVIVLNEHGVLTRITGLFAARGYNIESLTVAPIPGSKYSRLTIVTSGSLRVIEQIIKQLHKLIPVYKVIEHTDLIEKEMVMAKIPLEERLADVEALCRAYNGNIVNIGQDSAIIMAADEPSRIANFVSALKRFNPKEIVRSGVVAIER is encoded by the coding sequence ATGATTGAAAGAAGAGTAATATCTGTAATTGTTTTGAACGAGCATGGTGTATTGACGCGAATAACAGGACTTTTTGCAGCCAGAGGATACAACATCGAATCGCTTACGGTGGCTCCTATACCGGGGAGTAAGTATTCCCGTTTGACGATCGTAACAAGTGGTAGCTTGAGAGTGATTGAGCAGATTATCAAACAGTTGCATAAATTGATTCCTGTGTATAAAGTTATCGAGCACACCGATTTGATAGAAAAAGAGATGGTTATGGCAAAAATTCCACTTGAAGAACGTTTGGCGGATGTAGAGGCTCTTTGTAGAGCCTATAACGGGAATATCGTTAATATTGGACAAGACAGTGCCATCATCATGGCTGCGGATGAACCCAGCAGAATTGCAAATTTTGTCTCGGCCTTGAAGCGTTTTAATCCTAAAGAGATTGTTCGAAGCGGAGTTGTTGCAATTGAGCGCTAA
- a CDS encoding phosphatase — protein sequence MAVGIDIGSNSLRMIQIDCTTLKKKHSFERVVRTAEELESTGRISEAAQQRIIEALLEIKEIIADDRYKAVATAAFRKAKNAKEVCKTIFDQTGIQVEIIDTAQESLYSVKGVEYGLQLRKIPSQKFLMVDIGGGSTEIILKNKRDLIFESFGIGILTTIQKYHTKEEILFGIKKKMQEVKLFLHDIFEHFGKPKIFVGTGGTPTTVAALKAGMSYETFDAEKISGTAIEIKDIEEAYKRLIKLPPKERAKLVGTGREDAIIAGLVILEEIMKQVGLRSMIVSDEGVREGVALWLCEMKR from the coding sequence ATGGCTGTTGGAATTGATATAGGCTCCAACTCCTTACGAATGATCCAGATCGATTGTACGACATTGAAGAAAAAACATTCATTTGAAAGGGTTGTTCGTACAGCGGAAGAACTCGAGTCTACGGGTCGTATCTCGGAAGCTGCACAGCAAAGAATCATAGAAGCTCTGCTAGAAATTAAAGAGATTATCGCAGATGATAGATATAAAGCAGTAGCTACGGCGGCATTTCGAAAAGCGAAAAATGCAAAAGAGGTCTGCAAAACAATATTCGATCAAACCGGTATCCAAGTGGAAATTATCGATACTGCTCAAGAGTCGCTCTACAGTGTCAAAGGTGTAGAGTACGGGTTGCAGCTTCGAAAAATTCCTTCCCAGAAATTTTTGATGGTCGATATTGGAGGAGGATCCACTGAAATCATTTTAAAAAACAAAAGAGATCTCATTTTTGAAAGCTTTGGTATAGGGATTTTGACTACAATACAAAAATACCATACCAAAGAGGAGATTCTTTTTGGTATCAAAAAAAAGATGCAAGAGGTCAAGCTCTTTTTGCACGATATATTTGAGCATTTCGGAAAGCCAAAGATTTTTGTGGGCACCGGCGGTACACCAACGACTGTTGCGGCATTGAAAGCGGGAATGAGTTACGAGACATTCGATGCCGAGAAGATAAGTGGAACTGCCATAGAAATCAAAGATATCGAAGAAGCCTATAAGCGTTTGATCAAACTTCCTCCGAAAGAGCGGGCAAAACTGGTAGGAACAGGACGAGAAGACGCGATCATTGCAGGGCTTGTGATATTGGAAGAGATTATGAAACAAGTTGGATTGCGCTCGATGATTGTAAGTGATGAAGGAGTCCGCGAAGGTGTGGCCCTTTGGCTTTGTGAAATGAAACGATAA